Part of the Halostella litorea genome is shown below.
CGGTGAGCAGCACCTCGGACCCCTCGGCGACTTCCAGCCCGACCGCCATCGCGAGGTAGTTCGCCTCGCCCGCGCCGTTCGTGACGACGACCTGTTCGGCGTCGACGTTCCGGCGGGCCGCTATCTCCTCGCGCAGCCCCGCCAGCCCCTCGCTCGGCGGGTACTGGAACGCGTCGGCCCCCAGGTCGGCGTACTCGTGTAGCCCCTCGCGGAGCGCCGCCGGCGGGTCCCAGTCGGGGTTGCCCGACACCATATCGATCACCTCGCCCGCGGCGGCGTCGCCGACCGCGGGCCACTCCCGGTCGCCGTCCTCGGCCTCGGCCGCGTACTCCATCACGCGGAAGAACAGCGGCGTCTCGTAGTCCATACCGGACGTTCCGGCAGCGGGCAGGAGTAGGTTTTGGTCGGGGCGGGGCCATACGGTTAACTGGCTTCCGGATGTCACGCCGCCCATGAGCGACGCTATCGCGGAGCGGTTCGGCGACGCCCTGCGCGAGGCCGGCCACACCGTGGCCACGGCTGAGTCCTGTACCGGCGGCCTCGTGGGCGGACGGATCACCGCGGTCCCGGGGGCGAGCGACTACTACCACGGGACGGTCGTGGCGTACGACAACGACCTGAAGCGCCGCCTGCTCGGCGTCTCCCGGGAGGCGCTGGACGAGCGCGGCGCGGTGAGCGCGCAGGTGGCCCGCGAACTGGCCCGTGGGGTCCGCGACCACGCGGACGTGACGTGGGGCCTCTCAACGACCGGCGTCGCCGGGCCGACGGGCGGCACCGAGGAGCACCCGGTCGGCACCGTCTACATCGGCATCGCCTACGCCGGGGCGTGGGGCACTGAAACGTCGTACGCGACCGCCACCCGCCACGAGTTCGACGGCGACCGGGCCGCGGTCCGGGAGGCGACGGTCGACCGCGCGCTGGGCGACCTCCTGGCCGAACTGGAGGGGTAGCCGCCGCCCCCGAACCGGGACTCGCCGGCGGGACGACCGTCCGGCGAGCGCATCGCCAAGGGAAAGCCTTGTGCCCGTCCGGTCCGAGCCTCGGAGTACCGATATGAACAAACGAGGACACGTTCTCAACGCCGTACTGCTCTCCATCGGGTTGGGGTATCTCCTGGAACCGGTCGGCGACGAACAGACGTTCATCACCATCGCGGAGGTCGGCGTGCCGGTCGTCCTCGGCGCGCTGTTCCCCGA
Proteins encoded:
- a CDS encoding CinA family protein, which translates into the protein MSDAIAERFGDALREAGHTVATAESCTGGLVGGRITAVPGASDYYHGTVVAYDNDLKRRLLGVSREALDERGAVSAQVARELARGVRDHADVTWGLSTTGVAGPTGGTEEHPVGTVYIGIAYAGAWGTETSYATATRHEFDGDRAAVREATVDRALGDLLAELEG